A genomic window from bacterium includes:
- a CDS encoding response regulator, with protein sequence MRILLAEDERNFGRVLEAELSEIGHEVDLVPDGVEAVLRCIEREYDFALLDIKMPRLDGINALRIIKRLRPGLPAITYSGNAGSGEMAESIRAGAIRCLTKPLAIARLREEIEHHAARRQGTGR encoded by the coding sequence GTGAGGATCCTGCTGGCGGAGGACGAGCGCAACTTCGGCCGTGTGCTGGAGGCGGAACTGAGCGAGATCGGGCACGAGGTCGACCTGGTGCCCGACGGCGTGGAGGCCGTGCTGCGCTGCATCGAGCGCGAGTACGACTTCGCGCTGCTGGATATCAAGATGCCGCGGCTCGACGGGATCAACGCCCTGCGCATCATCAAGCGGCTGCGCCCGGGGCTGCCGGCGATCACCTACTCGGGCAACGCCGGCAGCGGCGAAATGGCGGAGTCGATCCGCGCCGGCGCGATCCGCTGCCTGACCAAGCCGCTGGCCATCGCGCGGCTGCGCGAGGAGATCGAGCACCACGCGGCGCGGCGACAGGGGACGGGCCGGTGA